In Toxoplasma gondii ME49 chromosome V, whole genome shotgun sequence, the DNA window AGTTCCCTTCTCCAACgacgcctttttcttctccttcttcctttctgccaTCCGCCCAacctctctcgccgcccctcctacttcttcctctgccctGACGTGTGACTTCCTCCTTGATTTGTCTGTTGGAAGCAAGGACcgaagcgggagagacgaaaaggagatcCACAACTTTacgagacaggaaaggaaatcgaaaacagaggggaaatgtctttttctttcggctTTTTAGTCAACTTCCGCACGCGTCCAACcggacaaagagagacgatgaaaaccggcgacgaggaagaggcacgaCCGGACTCAAGACGGCGCAGGAGGCAGCCATATGCAGAGATAAGCGTTTTTTCTCAAGAGTGCATGAAAAACGGTGGAaagctggagaaaaggagacgagcaAGTAAACTTAACTCTGCAGCAGCCAACGAAGTCGTGTCTCGCCGGattcccttctcgccgttgcTTGGGAGACGGCCTGCTGAccgcaggagagaagggaagaagtcttcctcctcagaaATTCATTTTGATTTTCATCAACCGCTAGAGAGAGAAAATTCAACAGTTTCCCGTCTACAGGCTCTGGACCATTCCCGATCTCTATGCTCTTCGCCCAGCGACGATTTtttttcgcgcatgcagagggccAGAGGTACAGCTTCGCGACGGGACAGGGCAATTGATCTTTTTCGGAAACGAAGGTGATTTCAACCATATTTCAAAcgcgaaagggagaaactGAAATGCATCTCGGTTTCTTCCCGGTATCTCTTTTGAACCATAATCCCTTTCTGGAAGAAAACAttcctccaggaaaagctGAGTGTGCTGGCTTGCAAGCTGACTGACGATGAATTTGCCTATCTTTGTGATGAGTGATTTTTGTTCTCTTCATATCGCCGTTttgaagagctgcagaggagGTAGAGCTGAGATCTTGGTTTAGGCGATCCACACGATGTCTCAGCCACCGCGTAGAGAGCACATTGGAAGCTGGCGGCCGGAACATGAGTTCAGGTGCAGCGTTCATAGACTGGGGAGAAGCTTTTGCCCGTTTTGTTAGGTTTCTGCAGCGCTTGAACCCGGTCATTTCCACCTCTGAAGAAAATGCGAGATTGATATACTGTAGATACAGATGCAAATAGACAGAAGCTAACTCAAAAAGATGTAATGCTATCAAAGTGTAGCAGGCCCTAGGTTGTTCTCTTTCCTATATCCCAAGTTCTCCTAAGATCAGTCAGAAACGTTTCTATGGGGCTGTGCACGAACTATAAACGCTAAAAGATTTTCAAAGGCGAGGAGGCTGCGGGAGCTACGTAGACGCCCGAGAGAAAATTTTCATTCACAGGCTTCTGGTCGCTGTGCAGGCAATTTGAATCACAGCGGGGCCTCTGCTTCAGATGCGAGGGCACAGGctctgaggaagagaaccTAGGCTCCGCCGCAAAACCGAAAAAGTTTATCGAAAACGAGAATGACAATGAGGACCTTAGGGGACCCCCACGATGGTATTTCATCTCTCTCAGGTGAAAGGAGTGGGGAAGGCGGCGAATTAAACCGCGAGGATGTTACTCGAACTCCCGCCCTTCCTTCATCAAAACggaaagaaggcaggaaCACGAACAAGAGTGTCAACTGCAAAAAGCGAACGATTTTGTCCTCTAGCATTTCTGTTTCAACATCGACTTCTACCACGGGACGACGGAGGGGAGCCTCATTGTCGGGCCGTCCCAGTGGTGGGTCATCAGGTCATCCACTTTTggcatctgtctcttcctcttcgttgcATGCtaaggagaaaggaagacagtCAGGAAACCCGGCTCGAGTGCAGAAGCacagcctctcttcttctcactcgCCTTCCCTCCCCGTTCAGTCCGCATCCTTGCGCCACACCTCCAGTGGCTCTTCAGAGTCTCCACGCGCCGTTtgttctcctgtctccaccaaaacaaaggaggcgtcctgtctccgttcgtcGGCTTCATGTCCTGTCCTCcctttcccctttctcttctcttcgcccctccgttctcctctctaTGCTCCTCCCGCAGCTGCTCACCTGCGCCCCCCACCGGGTGCAGTGGAGTCACTTTCGAATCCGGGAGGCCCCGCTATTCGTCCGTACCCTTCAACGAGTTGCTCCCCTCGTTtggcagagagaggcccCTCGTTGTTTTCCCCATCTTGCCAGAAGATCTGTACGCCTCATCGCTGGAGTCTAGACACTCTAGACGTTAGCCAAAGACCGGGCGTGGTTGTTTTGCCGCCTCGCAGTTCTCTTCGACttgagagagcagcgagcaCATCTTTCACTATCCCCGAACCGCCGCTTTATCGTCCAGGCTCGTCCATGTATAGGTTAGGTTTCACAAAAACTAAATTCGCTTTCCTACCTCGATACGGGTTCCCCAGCTTCCGgagtctccctcgtctcctcacTGTGCCTGCCCCGGCTTCTTCGGTGCTTTCCTCTGATTCGCCTGTCCTGCCCGTGAGTTCGCATCGCTCCTCCTCGGTTTCCCGCAGTTGTGAAGGACAGCCTGAGAGACAAATTTGCGAACAAGCAAAAGGCCTCTTGGCGGCGAAGAGCGGATTGGCACAAGgggcaggagacaggggcggggagaacggagacagggagggagaggagagagggcgtaaaggagtggagacggacggagagacgagaggggGAATAGcccagaaaaacgaagaaaaagagcgtGACACAGGAATCCAAGggcgaagcgaaggagcgaagggagaacgtgtggaagaagaagggaagcgtTCTGGAGGACAAAGCCTCGCGGAGAAGCAAGGTCCAAGAAGAACGACGCGTGATTTAAACCtaaaagacgaaaaagggtCTTCAAAATCCTCTTCGATGCCTGCTGGCCCTAGACAAAGAACAGAAGCAAGCTCCAGGTGGGCGACAGCTTCTTTTGGTCCCCCTCGTCTGAAAAAGGCGTCGTCTTTACCGGCCTTGCGCAATACTGGAGACGATAGGTTCCACCAAAGCAAAGAGGGTAGAGACGCTCAGAAGGCTGAAACACATTTAAAGGAGATACGGAACCTCGTCTCCGTGTTCTGCCGGCTGAtgtgctctgtctctgccggcGAATATCCTCATAGTGCGTGGAGCATCGGGATGAATGAACGGAGgggtcgagaaagagaggaaagagacagaacagaagagaaggggcAAGAAGGGAAAGCTATCAAAAAACGCGAGCAGGTCGGCTGCGCAGAAATAGAGGACAACTCATGGGTGAAAATagaggcagacgagggcGGAAGCGGGGTGCgtgacaaagagagacaaggaaagcctgagagaaagagggaacctgaacaggacgaagaaggaacaggaaatgtccaggaagacaaagagcgaACTTGGAGCAGCTTCCTTCGCTATCGTCAGAAAGACGCCACGGCATCATGTTAtgaggcgagagacaaatTCAACGCCGGCGCTTTCATAGATGAAGGCAAAAAGTCAATGTCACAGCACAGTCAGACAGCAGACGTGCGTCCTTCGTCCCGCATCGGTTGGGGCCGTGAAGAAGATGGcacgaaaagagaaaaagacgaagcagagagagactctcgGACAATCTCTCGGGTCCATCTACTACCTGAGCACGGAGCATGCCCACACAGGGGcattcgagagaagaaaaatcaAGTCTATGCCAATCTATAtcgttttccctcttcttccttcccttctgctCGTTCTTCATgcccctctgcctctcccatGTCGCTATGGCCCTGTTCTTCTTCATGTCTGTCATCATGGTCGTCCCCGCAGCCCACGTGTCAATCACTGGCCGAACTCTGGAAGCTCCAGAAAGCGACTATTCGAGTCCTCAGAAGCAGAACGTCTTCTCAAGATGAGCGCGGCGCGAAACATCTACGGTCACATTCTATCGAGGAAACGGAGCAGAAGGGGAGGATAAACGTCAGAGATTCGGACGAGGAAAAGGTCGGTGTGTCGCATTCGGCCCCTTGGCAGAGTGAGAGAGACTTGGTCGGCTGTCTTAGAGGAGAACAGTCAAGGGAAACTCAAAGCGATATCTCAGGCTCTGCTCCCAAAGTgcttcagagagagaaacgccagacagaaagaacgcgagatGTGGGAGGACCGGTGCTGGAACAAGCTGGACGAAGGGCCAGTCTTTGCCAGACGAGCAAACATCGAATTTTGTCGCCTCAAAACAGGGACGCGGTGTACCACTttggaaacagaaacgccaACTTGTCACCTCCCAAGCCAGAAAGTGTCTCTGGCCCCCACGCGGTATGCAGTGTTTCTGATTCTTCAAAGTTTGGGGGAGAAATGAAGACAAAAACAACGACAGACCCGGAGGAGCGGCACTCTGTCTGCATTGATGAGTTTCCATACCCTAGATCTGAGTGCAATAGCGCGACACGGTATGTACAGGCATTTCGTTCGTTCAGCACACGTCTAAAGAGAAACAAATGTGCATCTGTGGGGAGCACTAGAAACGGCGAGGAAccggaaacaagagagagaaggcagccgTGTTTAGCAGTtctgaggagaaacgagaaagagcgagaggaggaagagacacataTGGAAGTGAGGAGGGGGAGTAGACAAAAGGGCAATAAATTCGAGGGAGCGAAGCGCAACGAACCTGGTGAAAATGAACGAAGAAGCGTTTCTGAACTTTTGTGGGAAGAAGCACGGAAGAAGCATCGACAGAGTCTCGCtctcgcgagagacagggtCGCTCAGCAGCGCGCGGAAAACgcacgacgaagaaaagaaattGCGACATTGCTGAAAGGTTCGGAACtgcgggaggaagaaagaataACAAAGGTGAAAGCGGCATTTGGAGACGGATTACGCGCGGCGACATCTGCAAGCAtggacgaagaaaagaaaacgggGCAAAAGGGGACAgcaaagggagacagggaccATCACGAGACAACGAAACAGCTGCAGGCGACACAGAACCACAGAAGCATGCTTGTagccagagaaaagaaaaaacgaaacgagAGTACGAAGGGGCCGACGCCAGCTCTGGTAGCGATAGCTACGGTCGTGGAAGCAATTCTAGTGAGTCTGAGGGGAGTGACAACAGCCacaagaagagcagagaaggtgACGAAGCAATAGAcaaagggaaagaagacactcGTTCCACTTCACCGCCAGAAAGAATGAACACAGAGTCGCCGGTatcagagacagacagcagcTCGAGGTCGAGCAGTCCCGCCGTAAACGTGCGTCCTCGCGAAGGTAACAAAAGAGACTCATCTTCACATGGAGATGACAGTCTACGTGAATCAAACAGTGACACTGAAGCCGAACACGAACCCGAAGGCAATTGCACCGCGAATCGAGGAGATAAACTGCTAGGAAACAAGTTAGAGGCACAGCGTGTTTTTaaaggagaaaacagttCATCAAACAGCGATGCAGGACCGAGCACAGAAAAACTGGTGTCAACTCCCCTCGAACGCTTCGCTAACAAACGCTCTGCTGTTGGGAGACACGTCTTGTCAACCAGTAGCGatgacgaagaggaagacgaaagaaaacaaagagtcccgaggcagaaaaggaacgaCAGTGACACTGCAGGACCTCCGAGCAGTTCCCCTGCCGCACGTCGAAGTCATCTCATCTTATCTCAGACAAGAAGAGATGACGGCAAGACGTCTTGGATGGGTGGGtggagaggcaaaagaaaaaTAAACAAGAAAATGAGTGATTCATATAGCAGACGTAGCTCCAAAAGCGTTCATTTTGCCCCTTCACCTTCATCTAGGGTTGCCGACGACCAGACATTCTCAGGCAGCCGTGAAGGACgagggaaaaaggagagaataGAACACGAAAATATGAAAATGAAtcgctctgcttcctcccAACACCAGGACAATTCCAAAACTCGAAAGCAAAGTGACAGTGGTAGGCGCCGAAGAGaatccttttcttcgtcgtctccttcgtctgcctcgtcaTCCCCGTCCGATGCACCCTCGCAAGAAAGCTCCCTCTCGGGAGAAGCTGACAGTCAGAGTCTTTGACACGctgagagaaaagatgaaAGAAGCAGGATTCCTGCCAcgttttcgtcctcttcgtcggaagggggggagacgcagaaactgTCGAGAGCGATAAGGAAGCAAACAAGAAGTCCTGCAGGTTCATGGTCTTCCTAGTGGGGTCCAGTTCCACTTCCCTCCAAAGCACCCCCTTTTCCCGATCTGTCCCTgtcaaggaaagaaacaacaAAAAGGGGGTGAACGTCGTGCTTCCCCATTGACGTCACCCTCATGGTTTTACGCTTCTATTTCCAGCGCTGCCTCTGCTGGAGCACCAGGGTGTAGAACGAAAGCCACCTCTATTCGCCCTTCCATTAACTTGGGGAATACAAGTGTCGACCAGTTCTCATCGTCTCCCGCTACAACTATTTTaccttctgcttcgtctccacagGAGTGTAACCAAAGTTACcctcttcgccctctccagCAAATAGCAAAGGCTCTTCAGTGAAAACTATAGAACCATGGAAAACACGAATTCTGAAGATACAAGAGAATGCATCTGCAGGCACAGGAGGCAACCAGGCAATATAGTAAAGAACACGCACAAGGTGAATAAAAGAAAGTTTCTGTGACTCGAGAGTAGACAGGGGCACAACTTTGAGGTGAGTCTGTCGTCATGAGCAAACACCAGTGGACACCCTGCTCCCTCTTATGTggtctgaagaagaaaggaaaggttTTCATGAATCAAACGGCTAGTGCCGTTCTTTTTGTTGCTAATTgacaagagcgagaaactAAGACAAAATTAGGCATAAatgagaagaacaaagacaATTCCCAAGCACCACTGCGCACGAGGACGACCGCAGGCTACGGTTATAGCTGCAAATTTAACGTCCCTTTTTGTTGGTCGTCTCCCACTACAAGACCTTGTATGTATAGGAACACTCAACAGCGAATTGCATCTGCATGTATTTCCATCACGTCTCTAATCCTCTGCGTCACATCTCGGCAATTGACTGAGAAAAAGTCTGTACACATGCTCGGGTTACAGcgcgcagccgccgccaCAAGCGGCTCAGCTTTCTCATCTGTTTTACGAGACAGTTTTGACCTTTAGCAGAAAATCAAATTCGACAACAGAGTTGCACCGTGATCTGTACGACCAAGCCTCTTCGCTGTTTCACCCTGAACAACATGCTTGCCTTCTGTTTGGACGTCCGTATGAATACTCATACGTTCGGGACACTTGCATGGTTGCGCCTGCTGAGGTTTTGAAAGATCTGTGTTTTGcacaacacagaaaaaatTCTCTTGCTGCCATTCCGCGTGATCAACTACAAGGCACGAGAAGTGGCCGCTCGCTTTCTTGGTAGCACTATAGAAGCTCTTTCGTCCAATCAAGGCAGGCATCGGCGAACACATCCCACATAATGAACGTTTCCGAAGTGAAACGTGAGATTCGTTTAGGATCCCATCGTCTGGAGGCTTAAACGCGCGTGGCGTTTCTTCCGGTGCGAAGACGCAGCAACCTAATTCCATTTCCCTGTGTAAGCAGGAGGGACTTCATGTGCTGCAAAACGGTTTGATCACATAGCAGATCTAACATCTATCTTGCCTGCCACACACTCTGCCCAACACACTGTGTATATTTTCCATTCCTACCAAAATCTCCATAAATACAGCATTCTTCCTGTACCTGGTTCTGCTGGCAAGCTAAATATTTCGCTCCAGGGGACGGCGAATCGAAACGGAAAATACCTGACCGTAGtggcgtctctcctgtgtTGTTTTGTCTACGGTACATGTTCGTAGAACCATCTGCGAGGGTTTCTTCGATCGTTATCGACTGGTGGAGAACTGCGCAGTCTTCTTTCGCTGGAAAGGCGGTTTCGCTATCATTATGTTAACCATTTCACGATTCATTTTGCAGTTTGCAGAGAACATATATCCCGCCAGCCGGTTTTCGCAAATTTAGTTGCCAGA includes these proteins:
- a CDS encoding hypothetical protein (encoded by transcript TGME49_220580), coding for MSFSFGFLVNFRTRPTGQRETMKTGDEEEARPDSRRRRRQPYAEISVFSQECMKNGGKLEKRRRASKLNSAAANEVVSRRIPFSPLLGRRPADRRREGKKSSSSEIHFDFHQPLERENSTVSRLQALDHSRSLCSSPSDDFFSRMQRARGTASRRDRAIDLFRKRR
- a CDS encoding hypothetical protein (encoded by transcript TGME49_220585) — protein: MRTLGDPHDGISSLSGERSGEGGELNREDVTRTPALPSSKRKEGRNTNKSVNCKKRTILSSSISVSTSTSTTGRRRGASLSGRPSGGSSGHPLLASVSSSSLHAKEKGRQSGNPARVQKHSLSSSHSPSLPVQSASLRHTSSGSSESPRAVCSPVSTKTKEASCLRSSASCPVLPFPFLFSSPLRSPLYAPPAAAHLRPPPGAVESLSNPGGPAIRPYPSTSCSPRLAERGPSLFSPSCQKICTPHRWSLDTLDVSQRPGVVVLPPRSSLRLERAASTSFTIPEPPLYRPGSSMYRLGFTKTKFAFLPRYGFPSFRSLPRLLTVPAPASSVLSSDSPVLPVSSHRSSSVSRSCEGQPERQICEQAKGLLAAKSGLAQGAGDRGGENGDREGEERGRKGVETDGETRGGIAQKNEEKERDTGIQGRSEGAKGERVEEEGKRSGGQSLAEKQGPRRTTRDLNLKDEKGSSKSSSMPAGPRQRTEASSRWATASFGPPRLKKASSLPALRNTGDDRFHQSKEGRDAQKAETHLKEIRNLVSVFCRLMCSVSAGEYPHSAWSIGMNERRGREREERDRTEEKGQEGKAIKKREQVGCAEIEDNSWVKIEADEGGSGVRDKERQGKPERKREPEQDEEGTGNVQEDKERTWSSFLRYRQKDATASCYEARDKFNAGAFIDEGKKSMSQHSQTADVRPSSRIGWGREEDGTKREKDEAERDSRTISRVHLLPEHGACPHRGIREKKNQVYANLYRFPSSSFPSARSSCPSASPMSLWPCSSSCLSSWSSPQPTCQSLAELWKLQKATIRVLRSRTSSQDERGAKHLRSHSIEETEQKGRINVRDSDEEKVGVSHSAPWQSERDLVGCLRGEQSRETQSDISGSAPKVLQREKRQTERTRDVGGPVLEQAGRRASLCQTSKHRILSPQNRDAVYHFGNRNANLSPPKPESVSGPHAVCSVSDSSKFGGEMKTKTTTDPEERHSVCIDEFPYPRSECNSATRYVQAFRSFSTRLKRNKCASVGSTRNGEEPETRERRQPCLAVLRRNEKEREEEETHMEVRRGSRQKGNKFEGAKRNEPGENERRSVSELLWEEARKKHRQSLALARDRVAQQRAENARRRKEIATLLKGSELREEERITKVKAAFGDGLRAATSASMDEEKKTGQKGTAKGDRDHHETTKQLQATQNHRSMLVAREKKKRNESTKGPTPALVAIATVVEAILVSLRGVTTATRRAEKVTKQ